A genomic window from Cricetulus griseus strain 17A/GY chromosome 4, alternate assembly CriGri-PICRH-1.0, whole genome shotgun sequence includes:
- the Sh2d7 gene encoding SH2 domain-containing protein 7, which yields MEGGPEQLHLAKAIGEAGDGRALAEIQELALKWFMETQAPSILQNGALPPWFHGFITRKQTEQLLRDKALGSFLVRLSDRAVGYILSYRGSDRCRHFVINQLRNRRYLVSGDTLSHSTLDELLRHYQEVQLEPFGETLAAACPRLEENDLYDAVNTGFQQTNMENPAAMEFPTVVADKTTSPRLPAKPQVSFLHTKKDLDVNSWTLLKEENVEAHIRVPPIPQRSPSFLDEPSAGPNDIIYADLKKMNLAQQGLGTDMCGRHRLPPAGCLACSPGRKSSKKLSDEDQSNPNSPEPAPSGVKTDQNATMPYASLGFSLPPNSEAVGSQPTTWRQGFLKLSHEAQSSSEASSVDTYQLVGTAGLLQEGRDRPDQEGSTYEQIPPCWHGTAKLPYPGVSPTYSQLSGPMDCGHEKILGTSQLPEPGNTYEQIPASKNKDTGRVNKPDKFRRFFFTDKRHKF from the exons ATGGAGGGTGGTCCAGAGCAACTGCATCTGGCTAAGGCAATAGGGGAGGCAGGGGATGGGCGGGCCTTGGCTGAAATCCAGGAGTTGGCTCTGAAGTGGTTCATGGAGACACAGGCACCCTCTATCCTGCAGAATGGAGCTCTGCCCCCCTGGTTTCATGGATTCATCACCCGCAA GCAGACAGAGCAGCTACTCAGGGACAAAGCTCTTGGTTCCTTCCTTGTCCGCCTCAGTGATCGGGCCGTCGGCTACATCTTGTCTTACAG GGGTAGTGATCGATGCCGTCATTTTGTTATCAACCAGCTCCGAAATCGACGCTACCTTGTCTCAGGAGACACCCTCAGCCACAGCACTCTGGATGAGCTCTTACGCCATTACCAGGAGGTGCAGCTTGAGCCTTTTGGGGAGACCCTTGCTGCTGCTTGCCCACGG CTAGAGGAAAATGACCTGTATGATGCTGTCAACACGGGTTTCCAGCAGACTAATATGGAAAATCCAGCTGCCATGGAATTTCCCACTGTGGTTGCTGACAAGACCACCAGCCCCCGCCTTCCTGCAAAGCCTCAGGTCTCCTTCCTGCACACCAAGAAAGACCTGGATGTGAATTCCTGGACTCTCTTGAAAGAGGAGAATGTGGAG GCACACATTCGAGTGCCCCCTATTCCTCAGAGGAGTCCCTCTTTTCTGGATGAGCCTTCTGCAGGCCCCAATGACATCATTTACGCAGACTTGAAGAAGATGAACTTGGCACAGCAAGGCCTGGGCACAGATATGTGTGGCAGGCACAGGCTACCTCCAGCTGGCTGCCTGGCTTGTTCTCCAGGCAGGAAGTCCTCAAAGAAACTCTCAGATGAAGACCAGAGCAACCCCAATAGTCCAGAGCCTGCTCCATCTGGGGTGAAGACAGACCAGAATGCTACCATGCCTTATGCTTCCTTGGGATTCTCCCTACCCCCCAATTCTGAGGCCGTGGGATCACAGCCTACTACTTGGAGGCAGGGGTTTCTAAAGTTGAGCCACGAGGCTCAGTCCTCCTCTGAAGCCAGTTCTGTAGATACCTACCAGCTTGTTGGGACAGCAGGCCTACTTCAGGAGGGTAGGGACAGACCAGACCAAGAAGGCAGTACTTACGAGCAGATTCCACCCTGCTGGCATGGCACTGCCAAGCTCCCATACCCTGGAGTCAGTCCCACATACAGCCAACTCTCAGGGCCCATGGACTGTGGCCATGAGAAGATCTTGGGGACCTCTCAGCTCCCAGAGCCAGGGAACACCTATGAGCAAATCCCAGCCTCCAAGAACAAGGATACTGGACGGGTGAACAAG cCTGACAAGTTCCGGAGGTTCTTCTTCACAGACAAGAGGCACAAATTCTGA